The Armatimonadota bacterium genome includes a window with the following:
- the sodA gene encoding superoxide dismutase [Mn]: MAFSLPELPYPYDALEPHIDARTMEIHHTKHHGAYVNNLNDAIKGTELEGLSIEEILAKGVDAIPTAVRNNGGGHHNHTLFWNIMGPNGGGEPEGDLRAAIEADFGSFEAFKEKFETAGKTRFGSGWAWLVLLENGRLDVYSTANQDSPLMEGKKPILGLDVWEHAYYLKYQNRRPDYISAWWNVVDWKKVGEIYVRAK; this comes from the coding sequence ATGGCTTTTTCTCTGCCTGAGCTTCCCTATCCGTACGATGCGCTGGAGCCGCACATTGATGCGCGAACGATGGAGATTCACCATACCAAGCATCACGGTGCATATGTCAACAACCTGAACGATGCCATTAAAGGCACGGAGCTGGAAGGGCTCTCCATCGAAGAGATCCTGGCGAAAGGGGTGGATGCCATCCCCACGGCCGTGCGCAACAATGGCGGCGGGCATCACAACCATACGCTGTTCTGGAACATTATGGGGCCGAACGGCGGTGGCGAGCCCGAAGGTGACCTCAGGGCGGCCATCGAGGCGGACTTCGGCAGCTTCGAGGCTTTCAAGGAGAAGTTCGAAACCGCCGGCAAGACGCGGTTCGGTTCCGGGTGGGCGTGGCTGGTGCTGCTTGAGAACGGCAGGCTCGACGTTTACAGCACGGCGAACCAGGACAGCCCTCTCATGGAGGGCAAGAAACCGATTCTGGGCCTGGATGTGTGGGAGCACGCCTACTATCTGAAGTATCAGAACCGCCGGCCGGACTACATCTCGGCCTGGTGGAACGTGGTGGACTGGAAGAAGGTGGGCGAAATCTACGTGCGCGCGAAGTAA
- the gutB gene encoding sorbitol dehydrogenase: MKAVRLYAPGDLRTGDEPVPVPGPGEVLLRIRAVGVCASDVHYYNEGRIGDQIVNEPLILGHEVGAEVTEIGPGVSGLSPGDRVAVEPGQSCGKCDPCRRGWPNLCPSVRFFGTPPVDGALREFVAWPERLCIKLPPGMSFEEAAMTEPMAVGIYAVDLAGMQGGEKVAILGAGGIGLSVLQAARVAGAGKLWVTDPLAERCRLALRLGADRAIEGDPEAAALAVREESGGPDVVFECAGTNEAVQQAVAVAGFNARVIIVGIPYPDEVCFTASTARRKNLTLVFVRRSRDAVERAIEWARDGRIDLKSLVTHRFPLEDADRALRLARDRADGVIRAVIEI; the protein is encoded by the coding sequence ATGAAAGCAGTCAGGTTGTACGCTCCGGGCGATCTGCGCACAGGTGACGAGCCGGTTCCCGTTCCGGGTCCAGGGGAGGTTCTCTTGCGGATTCGGGCGGTGGGAGTGTGCGCCTCGGATGTGCATTACTACAACGAGGGCCGCATCGGCGATCAGATCGTGAACGAGCCTTTGATCCTGGGCCACGAGGTCGGTGCGGAGGTCACGGAGATCGGGCCCGGCGTATCCGGGCTTTCGCCGGGGGACAGGGTGGCGGTGGAGCCGGGCCAGAGCTGCGGAAAGTGTGACCCATGCCGCCGCGGGTGGCCGAATCTTTGTCCTTCGGTCCGCTTTTTCGGCACTCCACCCGTGGACGGCGCGCTGCGCGAGTTTGTGGCGTGGCCGGAGCGGCTATGCATCAAGTTGCCGCCCGGGATGTCGTTTGAGGAAGCCGCGATGACCGAGCCGATGGCGGTCGGGATTTATGCGGTGGACCTGGCTGGTATGCAGGGCGGAGAGAAGGTGGCAATCCTCGGCGCTGGAGGCATCGGCCTCTCGGTCCTGCAGGCTGCGCGTGTGGCCGGGGCGGGCAAGCTCTGGGTGACGGACCCGCTGGCGGAGCGGTGCAGGCTTGCCCTGCGTCTGGGAGCGGACCGCGCCATCGAGGGAGATCCGGAAGCGGCCGCCCTGGCCGTGAGGGAAGAGAGCGGCGGTCCGGACGTGGTCTTCGAGTGCGCGGGAACCAACGAGGCCGTTCAGCAGGCCGTGGCCGTTGCTGGGTTCAACGCGCGGGTCATCATCGTGGGCATTCCTTACCCTGACGAAGTTTGCTTCACCGCCTCCACGGCCCGGCGCAAGAACCTGACTTTGGTATTCGTGCGGCGGAGCCGAGATGCCGTGGAGCGTGCCATCGAGTGGGCCCGGGACGGCCGGATTGACCTCAAGTCGTTGGTGACCCATCGCTTCCCGCTCGAAGACGCGGACCGGGCGCTCCGTCTGGCGCGGGACCGGGCCGACGGAGTCATCCGCGCGGTCATCGAGATCTGA
- the uvrA gene encoding UvrABC system protein A, which produces MSQDRIVVLGARQHNLKNINVEIPRDRLVVITGLSGSGKSSLAFDTIYAEGQRRYVESLSAYARQFLGQMDKPDVDDIQGLSPAVSIDQKSTTRNPRSTVGTVTEIYDYLRLLFARIGIPHCHLCGKPVSRQTAEQIVDAVMALPEGSRLLILAPLVRGRKGIYRQVIDDARQQGFVRVRVDGTVYEVTDDIPMERYKQHTIEVVVDRIVLRPDAAGRVSDSVTTALRLADGLVTVAVVDGEEMTFSEAFGCPDCGVSLEELAPRNFSFNSPYGACPDCHGLGSFLRLDENLVVPNPRLSINRGAIAPLAGTTSEYWNSILQGLAHNLGFSLDTPWERLTPEQQRAILYGDSRPVQVRFRSRYGRQRVWETRFEGVMTWLDRRYRDSSSQQMKDETEKFMTEYPCESCGGKRLKPESLAVRVDGKNIAEVTALSVSAALEFFGSLKLTERQEMIARQVIKEIRTRLGFLQDVGLGYLTLDRAAGTLAGGEAQRIRLATQIGSGLMGVLYILDEPSIGLHQRDNHRLIETLQRLRDLGNTIIVVEHDEDTIRAADYVVDIGPGAGEHGGQVVAAGSVEDIERNPHSITGQYLSGKECIPVPEKRRQPDGRTLRIIGARQHNLKNIDVEIPLGMLVCVTGVSGSGKSTLIQETLYPRLMREVYGAYRGWGEHDELLGASHIDRVIDIDQSPIGRTPRSNPATYTGVFDLIRALFAQTPDARMRGYQPGRFSFNVKGGRCEACRGDGIIKIEMHFLPDVYIPCEVCKGKRYNRETLEVRYKGKNIADVLDMTVSQALEFFRNIPPIARKLGTIHDVGLDYIRLGQPATTLSGGEAQRVKLATELSKRSTGRTLYILDEPTTGLHFHDIRKLLEVLRRLTDQGNSVIVIEHNLDVVKTADWVIDLGPEGGEGGGRVVAAGPPEVVAQCPESHTGRFLKPLLERDAHRVRTPQEPSLATAAG; this is translated from the coding sequence ATGTCACAGGATCGTATTGTAGTCCTCGGCGCGCGCCAGCACAACCTGAAGAACATCAATGTGGAGATCCCGCGGGATCGCCTGGTGGTCATCACCGGTCTGTCGGGTTCGGGGAAGTCGTCGCTTGCGTTCGATACCATCTACGCCGAAGGGCAGCGGCGGTATGTGGAGTCCCTGTCCGCTTATGCCCGCCAGTTTCTGGGGCAGATGGACAAGCCGGACGTGGACGATATTCAGGGGCTGTCCCCTGCCGTGTCCATAGACCAGAAATCCACCACTCGCAATCCTCGCTCCACCGTTGGGACCGTCACGGAGATCTATGACTATCTGCGCCTCCTGTTTGCTCGCATCGGGATTCCGCACTGCCATCTGTGCGGAAAGCCGGTGAGCCGACAGACTGCGGAGCAGATTGTGGACGCGGTGATGGCTTTGCCGGAAGGCAGCCGTTTGTTGATCCTGGCTCCGCTGGTGCGGGGGCGCAAAGGCATTTACCGTCAGGTGATTGACGATGCGCGTCAGCAGGGGTTTGTTCGGGTGCGCGTGGACGGCACGGTCTACGAGGTCACCGACGACATCCCGATGGAGCGCTACAAGCAGCATACCATTGAGGTGGTGGTGGACCGCATCGTGCTTCGCCCCGACGCTGCGGGCCGGGTCTCCGACTCCGTCACCACGGCATTGCGCCTGGCCGACGGGTTGGTGACGGTGGCCGTCGTGGACGGGGAGGAGATGACCTTCAGCGAGGCGTTCGGGTGTCCGGACTGCGGGGTCAGTCTGGAGGAGCTTGCGCCGCGCAACTTCTCCTTCAACAGTCCTTATGGAGCCTGTCCGGATTGCCATGGTCTGGGCTCCTTCCTGCGTCTGGATGAGAATCTGGTTGTGCCGAATCCCCGGTTGTCCATCAACCGTGGAGCCATCGCTCCCCTGGCGGGGACCACCAGCGAATACTGGAACTCCATTTTGCAGGGGTTGGCGCACAATCTGGGATTCTCTCTGGATACTCCCTGGGAGCGCCTGACGCCGGAGCAGCAGAGGGCCATACTCTACGGGGACAGCCGCCCCGTGCAGGTGCGCTTCCGCAGCCGCTACGGGCGCCAGCGCGTCTGGGAGACCCGCTTCGAGGGAGTGATGACCTGGCTGGACCGGCGCTACAGGGATTCCTCGTCCCAACAAATGAAGGACGAGACCGAGAAGTTCATGACGGAATACCCCTGCGAGTCTTGCGGGGGCAAACGCCTGAAGCCAGAGAGCCTGGCGGTCCGGGTGGACGGCAAGAACATCGCGGAGGTGACCGCGCTTTCCGTCAGCGCCGCGTTGGAGTTTTTCGGCAGCCTGAAGCTCACCGAGCGCCAGGAGATGATCGCCCGGCAGGTCATCAAGGAGATCCGCACGCGCCTGGGCTTCCTGCAGGATGTGGGTCTGGGCTATCTCACGCTGGATCGAGCCGCAGGGACGCTGGCGGGAGGGGAGGCGCAGCGCATCCGGCTGGCCACGCAGATCGGCTCCGGCCTGATGGGCGTACTCTACATTCTGGACGAGCCAAGCATCGGCCTGCACCAGCGCGATAACCACCGTCTGATCGAGACCCTCCAGCGTCTGCGGGACCTGGGAAACACCATCATCGTGGTGGAGCACGATGAGGATACCATCCGCGCTGCCGACTACGTGGTGGACATCGGGCCAGGCGCGGGCGAGCACGGAGGGCAGGTGGTGGCGGCCGGATCGGTGGAGGACATCGAGCGCAACCCGCACTCCATCACGGGGCAGTATCTGTCGGGTAAGGAGTGCATCCCGGTTCCGGAGAAGAGGCGTCAGCCCGACGGGCGCACCCTGCGCATCATAGGAGCCCGCCAGCACAATCTCAAGAACATTGATGTAGAGATCCCGCTCGGGATGTTGGTGTGCGTCACGGGCGTGTCCGGTTCCGGCAAGAGCACCCTCATTCAGGAGACTCTTTACCCGCGTCTGATGCGAGAGGTTTACGGAGCATACCGGGGGTGGGGGGAGCATGACGAACTTCTGGGGGCCTCCCATATAGACCGCGTCATAGACATTGACCAGTCGCCCATCGGCAGGACGCCACGCTCCAATCCGGCCACCTATACCGGCGTGTTCGATCTGATCCGGGCACTCTTCGCGCAGACTCCTGATGCGCGGATGCGGGGATATCAGCCGGGACGGTTCAGCTTCAATGTGAAGGGTGGGCGCTGCGAGGCGTGCCGCGGCGACGGGATCATCAAGATTGAGATGCACTTCCTGCCCGACGTCTACATCCCGTGCGAGGTGTGCAAGGGGAAACGCTACAACCGGGAGACGCTGGAGGTCCGCTATAAAGGCAAGAACATCGCAGATGTTCTGGATATGACGGTCTCGCAGGCGTTGGAGTTCTTCCGCAACATCCCTCCCATCGCGCGCAAGCTGGGGACCATTCATGACGTGGGTCTGGACTATATCCGCCTGGGGCAACCGGCCACCACCCTCTCCGGCGGAGAGGCCCAGCGGGTGAAGCTGGCCACGGAGCTTTCCAAGCGCAGCACCGGCCGCACGCTCTACATTCTGGATGAGCCCACCACAGGGCTCCATTTCCACGATATCCGCAAACTGCTCGAAGTCCTTCGCCGCCTGACGGACCAGGGCAACAGCGTGATCGTCATCGAGCACAATCTGGACGTGGTAAAGACGGCGGACTGGGTCATCGACCTGGGGCCGGAGGGAGGCGAAGGCGGCGGTCGGGTGGTGGCTGCGGGACCGCCGGAAGTGGTGGCGCAGTGCCCGGAGAGCCATACAGGCCGCTTCCTGAAGCCGCTGCTGGAGCGTGACGCGCATAGAGTGCGGACTCCGCAGGAACCCTCGCTGGCCACCGCCGCCGGCTGA
- the uvrB gene encoding UvrABC system protein B, with amino-acid sequence MSQFRLTTDLRPTGDQPQAIDKLVQGVLDGMKMQTLLGVTGSGKTFTMANVIERLQRPTLVIAHNKTLAAQLCSEFREFFGENAVEYFVSYYDYYQPEAYVPQTDTYIEKDSSINDEIDRLRHSATQAVLERRDVVVVASVSCIYGLGSPEEYLKSLMTFRRGECYPRDEVLRQLITMQFVRNDFGGGRGTFRVRGDTLEIQPADEEILTRLEFFGDELEKITTVDPVTGEVTAELDRVTIFPATHYVTPADQLEELLREIEEEMLERVAFFEKQGRYIEAQRIEQRTRYDMEMIREVGYCNGIENYSRIFDRRPPGSPPATLLSYFPKDYLLFIDESHQTIPQIHGMYNGDRSRKETLVEYGFRLPSALDNRPLKFEEFEALMGQTIFVSATPGPYERKHSQQIVEQLIRPTGLVDPEVEVRPTKGQIDGLISEIRRCVESDERVLVTTLTKKMAEDLSEYLLECGFKVHYLHSEIETLDRIAILRDLRLGVYDVVVGINLLREGLDLPEVALVAVLDADKEGFLRSDTSLIQIIGRAARNASGKVLLFADTITDSMRRAIDETNRRREIQMAYNREHGIEPRTVRKAIRDVLEAPRLGAGAARDSEPGALGRSRSIRGDAVPLDQLMLTISDLEKEMKAAARALEFEQAALLRDEITRLKKLLPKGSLVDEAVTPAQRRAAARAGRR; translated from the coding sequence ATGTCTCAGTTCCGGCTGACAACCGATCTCAGACCCACAGGGGACCAACCACAGGCCATTGACAAGCTTGTCCAGGGCGTGCTGGACGGGATGAAGATGCAGACCCTGCTGGGGGTCACCGGCTCCGGCAAGACATTCACCATGGCGAATGTCATCGAACGCCTGCAGCGTCCCACACTGGTCATCGCCCACAACAAGACGCTTGCGGCTCAGCTTTGCAGCGAGTTCCGGGAGTTCTTTGGTGAGAATGCCGTCGAGTACTTCGTTTCCTATTACGACTATTACCAGCCCGAGGCGTATGTACCGCAGACGGACACCTACATCGAGAAAGACAGTTCCATAAACGATGAAATAGACCGGCTGAGGCACTCCGCGACTCAGGCGGTGCTTGAGCGGCGCGATGTGGTGGTCGTGGCGAGCGTCTCCTGCATTTACGGCCTGGGTTCTCCCGAGGAATATCTGAAGAGCCTGATGACCTTCCGGCGTGGCGAGTGTTACCCGCGCGACGAAGTGCTGCGTCAGCTCATAACCATGCAGTTCGTCCGGAACGATTTCGGCGGGGGGCGAGGCACGTTCCGCGTGCGGGGAGATACTCTGGAGATTCAGCCGGCGGATGAGGAGATCCTGACACGCCTGGAGTTCTTCGGAGACGAGCTGGAGAAGATCACCACGGTGGATCCCGTGACGGGTGAGGTGACCGCCGAGCTGGACCGGGTGACCATCTTTCCTGCGACACATTACGTCACGCCGGCGGACCAGTTGGAGGAGCTGCTGCGGGAGATCGAAGAGGAGATGCTGGAGCGTGTGGCGTTCTTCGAGAAGCAGGGGCGCTACATCGAGGCCCAGCGTATTGAGCAGCGGACGCGCTACGATATGGAGATGATCCGGGAGGTGGGATACTGCAACGGCATTGAGAACTACTCCCGCATCTTCGATCGCCGCCCGCCCGGCTCGCCGCCTGCGACATTGCTTTCCTACTTCCCGAAGGATTATCTGCTGTTCATTGATGAGTCCCATCAGACCATACCGCAAATCCACGGGATGTATAACGGTGACCGCTCTCGGAAGGAGACGCTTGTCGAATATGGATTCCGCCTTCCTTCCGCGCTCGATAACCGTCCTCTGAAGTTCGAGGAGTTCGAGGCGCTGATGGGACAGACCATCTTCGTAAGCGCCACGCCCGGACCCTACGAGCGGAAACACTCGCAACAGATCGTTGAACAGCTTATCCGGCCCACCGGCCTGGTGGACCCGGAGGTGGAGGTCCGGCCCACAAAGGGACAGATAGATGGCCTGATCTCCGAGATACGCCGCTGCGTCGAAAGCGACGAGCGGGTGCTGGTGACCACGCTGACCAAGAAGATGGCCGAGGATCTCTCAGAATATCTCCTGGAGTGCGGGTTCAAAGTGCACTATCTCCATTCGGAGATCGAGACACTGGACCGCATCGCGATTCTGAGGGACCTCCGGTTGGGTGTCTATGATGTGGTGGTGGGGATCAACCTTCTCAGGGAGGGACTGGATCTGCCCGAGGTGGCGCTGGTTGCGGTTCTGGACGCGGACAAGGAGGGTTTCCTGCGCTCCGACACGTCGCTCATCCAGATCATCGGGCGGGCTGCCCGGAATGCCTCCGGCAAGGTGCTCCTATTCGCGGATACCATAACGGATTCCATGCGCAGAGCCATTGACGAGACGAACAGACGCCGTGAGATCCAGATGGCTTACAACAGAGAGCACGGCATAGAGCCGCGCACCGTCCGCAAGGCCATTCGGGACGTTCTGGAAGCTCCGAGGCTCGGCGCGGGCGCGGCGCGGGATAGTGAGCCCGGAGCGCTTGGCAGATCCCGTTCCATCCGTGGAGATGCCGTGCCGCTGGATCAGTTGATGCTCACGATCAGCGACCTGGAAAAGGAGATGAAGGCGGCTGCCCGCGCGCTGGAGTTCGAACAGGCCGCTCTGCTCCGGGATGAGATCACGCGCCTGAAAAAGCTCCTGCCGAAGGGTTCTCTCGTGGATGAAGCGGTCACGCCGGCCCAGAGGCGGGCCGCAGCCCGTGCCGGGCGTCGTTGA
- a CDS encoding methylcobamide:CoM methyltransferase: MTSMERMTRTLNGASVDRLCAQPITMTFAARHAGVPYGMYCRDWRVLVRAQTLVASRFGIDMLSLCSDPVREAADCGAPIVWFEDQPPSHHPDSILLRERADLARLKLPDPLGGGRMHDRVLAAEALQEISAGEVPVLGWIEGPLAAAAQLRGLHNVLLDLVDDPSWAAELLDFTCEMELAFAAAQAPYVDIMGIGDAACSLLGPDVYESLVLPRQTRLVHGVQALGLPVRLHICGRTDQLFPGIATLGMEMLDVDSAADLTLARRVLGPRVALLGNCDPVTVLLEGTPASVRAAFERCWVEAGWPYVIGPGCEVPPETPVENVEAMMDVARQTAPGP; the protein is encoded by the coding sequence GTGACCTCCATGGAGCGGATGACGCGCACGCTGAATGGGGCGTCCGTGGACCGCCTGTGCGCCCAGCCCATCACCATGACCTTTGCCGCCCGACATGCGGGCGTGCCGTATGGAATGTATTGCCGGGACTGGCGCGTACTGGTGCGCGCTCAGACGCTGGTGGCGTCGCGGTTTGGTATTGACATGCTCTCGCTGTGTTCTGATCCCGTCCGCGAGGCGGCAGATTGCGGAGCGCCCATCGTCTGGTTCGAGGACCAGCCTCCCTCGCACCATCCCGATTCCATCCTGCTTCGCGAGCGAGCGGATCTGGCGCGCCTGAAGTTGCCCGACCCGTTGGGGGGCGGCCGTATGCACGATCGCGTGCTCGCGGCGGAGGCGCTGCAGGAGATCTCGGCGGGAGAAGTCCCCGTTCTGGGGTGGATCGAAGGGCCGCTCGCCGCCGCCGCGCAGCTCCGGGGCCTGCACAATGTCCTGCTAGATCTGGTGGACGATCCGTCCTGGGCCGCCGAGCTTCTGGACTTCACCTGCGAGATGGAGCTGGCCTTTGCCGCGGCCCAGGCCCCCTACGTGGACATCATGGGCATCGGCGACGCCGCCTGTTCCCTGCTGGGCCCGGATGTCTATGAGTCGCTGGTCCTGCCCCGGCAAACCCGGCTGGTGCACGGGGTGCAGGCGCTCGGGCTCCCGGTGCGGCTGCACATCTGCGGGCGGACGGATCAGCTCTTCCCTGGCATCGCCACGCTTGGCATGGAGATGTTGGATGTGGATTCCGCCGCCGACCTGACCCTAGCCCGCCGCGTGCTGGGGCCGCGGGTGGCCTTGCTGGGAAACTGTGATCCGGTCACGGTCCTTCTGGAAGGGACTCCCGCATCAGTCCGGGCGGCATTCGAGCGCTGCTGGGTCGAGGCGGGCTGGCCTTATGTGATTGGGCCAGGCTGCGAGGTGCCGCCGGAGACTCCCGTGGAGAACGTTGAAGCGATGATGGACGTTGCCCGGCAGACCGCCCCGGGCCCATAG